aatatcgtaccactggccaaaaaaaacagaaatatcgtACCACtggccaaaagaaaagaaaaaaactgtttgtgctgctgcaccaatggctgaaaaatatttgttccGTTGCATGAACAGCCAACTCTGTGTTGTTCTACCACAGAGAAGCCCGAGTTCAAGTTATTtcttgaaaactttttttgagtttttctatacattgttgtcatttttagcAGTTTTTACACTTTAACCATAAATGGACTTCTCAACCGTTTGGTAGAGGCCAATATCTAAATAACTATggtgtatgtaaaaaaaaaaaaaaaaaaaaaaaaaaaaaaaaaaaagaagaagaaattaaactcttgaatttagaggaataaactcaaatgggatttaatttaacaacacaacatagtttagattaataactttattccaaactatagtgaaataaataaagacctaccAGACACAGTGGACGTCGTCATGGTGACCATGCGGTCTGCGTCATCTCTACGTCACTACGTTAGCGCTGTGGGAGGAGTCTCATGAGCAAAACCCCACCCGACCTACACTCGACGGTCGCGTTGTCGGACAAAAACCTGCTTGAAATTCTGGTTTTTCCTCGTGAGTGTATCGCGCTGTAAAAGCAGGGCGGAAGCGGAACTTAAATCGGACAGATCGTATTTCCCACGTCTTCTCAGCCATTTCCgtcgtcttttctttttggattttttttttctgcgcaCATAATGGAGCAAATTGCCAAAGCAGCGCGTTTCTCTTCGGTGACGATCATTCTCATTCCCAGGTGAGTACCTCCCCCACTTCCAGGGGTTTCTACttcttttttgaaaacatcGTACAGTGTCTGTGTAGCTTAAGTCTCCTGGTTGGCTGGTGATAGCCTGGTGTCAAACTGTTGTTATAGCCCGTCCGAGACATTCATGTCCACCTCTGATAAGTTGCTCAATAAGAATCAAGAACTTCATCAAAAGACGATGTTTCTCTCAAAAGACGCTGTTGGCGTTAAAGCCTGTTGACAGTAAAGCCAGACTATAAAACCACAGGACGTCAAGGCCTCTGAGGCCTAACTCGAGGGCGCGAGGCCGAACTACATTTCCCATCCGATCTGATGCAAGCGCTGAACTAGGAAGTAAGGAGCACTGCGTGCGCGAGCGAGCATGGCGAGCGAGCACACGAACTCCGCCTGCAACAGAATCCGCCAGCAAAACACTCCGCCAGCAAAACACTCCGCCTGCAACAGACTCCGCCAGCAACAGACTCCGCCAGCAACAGACTCCGCCAGCAACAGAATCCGCCTGCAAAAGACTCCGCCAGCAACAGAATCCGCCTGCAAAAGACTCCGCCAGCAACAGAATCCGCCTGCAACAGAATCCGCCTGCAACAGAATCCGCCAGCAAAACACTCCGCCTGCAACAGAATCCGCCAGCAAAACACTCCGCCAGCAAAACACTCCGCCTGCAACAGAATCCGCCAGCAACAGACTCCGCCTGCAAAAGACTCCGCCAGCAACAGAATCCGCCTGCAAAAGACTCCGCCAGCAACAGAATCCGCCTGCAAAAGACTCCGCCAGCAACAGAATCCGCCTGCAAAAGACTCCGCCAGCAACAGACTCCACAACGGTTATCACGACTTTTACTAGTTTTTACGACGGAGAAACAGCAGCACTCATTTCTCTGGCCGTGGAGTGGAGTTATCACGActtctttagtttttattttgtaatttgttataagattaaattgttttaacaatgacagtaacaacattgtTCGCTTTCGTGACTGTTGCATCGTTGATCGGTGAGTTTATGTCGTATGAAATTCCTCCTCTGTGTCATTATTCTTATTGTAAATAGTAATGTTATTGCTGTGCTTTATGTGCGAGTACGCTTTCAcgctacttttattttttccgcGGCTTTAAACACTCTGGTTCTTACCTATATCCTGAACACAAGGAGTAAACATTTATAATCACCACTGTAAAAgttatatatgttgtttttggtgccgatttgtttcccaaatatattagtgtgtgtgaatgggtgaataGAGGCATTAACTTAAAACACTTCGTAGAAAGGCGCTTTATGAAGTTCGGTCCATTTCCTCTTATTATTTTACGGGGCAGATCTgccacatccaatatggcggatGCTTGAAACTCTCGTTTTCCCTCGTGAGTGTATCGCGCTGTAAAAGCAGGGCGGAAGCGGAACTTAAATCGGACAGATCGTATTTCCCACGTCTGCTCCGCCATTTCCTTGTCCGTACACGTCGTCgtcgtcttttctttttggattttttttttctgcgcaCATAATGGAACAAATTGCCAAAGCAGCGCGTTTCTCTTCGGTGACGATCCTTCTCATTCCCAGGTGAGTACCTCACACTTCCAGGGGTTTCTACttcttttttgaaaacatcGTACAGTGTCTGTGTAGCTTAAGTCTCCTGGTTGGCTGGTGATGCCTGGTGTCAAACTGTTGTTATAGCCCGTCCGAGACATTCATGTCCACCTCTGATAAGTTGCTCAATAAGAATCAAGAACTTCATCAAAAGACGATGTTTCTCTCAAAAGACGCTGTTGGCGTTAAAGCCTGTTGACAGTAAAGCCAGACTATAAAACCACAGGACGTCAAGGCCTCTGAGGCCTAACTCGAGGGCGCGAGGCCGAACTACATTTCCCATCCGATCTGATGCAAGCGCTGAACTAGGAAGTAAGGAGCACTGCGTGCGCGAGCGAGCATGGCGAGCGAGCATGGCGAGCGAGCACACGAACTCCGCCTGCAACAGAATCCGCCAGCAAAACACTCCGCCAGCAACAGAATTCGCCTGCAAGAGACTCTGCCTGCAACAGACTCCGCCTGCAAAACACTCCGCCAGCAACAGACTCCGCCAGCAACAGACTCCACCAGCAACAGACTCCGCCTGCAACAGAATTCGCCTGCAACAGAATTCGCCTGCAACAGAATTCGCCTGCAAAAGACTCCGCCAGCAACAGACTCCACAACGGTTATCACGACTTTTACTAGTTTTTACGACGGAGAAACAGCAGCACTCATTTCTCTGGCCGACAATGGCAGTAACAACATTGTTCGCTTTCGTGACTGTTGCATCGTTGATCGGTGAGTTTATGTCGTATGAAATTCCTCCTCTGTCATTATTCTTATTGTAAATAgtaatgttattgttgttattgctgtGCTTTATGTGCGAGTACGCTTTCAcgctacttttatttttttccgcGGCTCCTCTCTGTCCTAACCAAACAGTGTTTTCGTGGTCTTcgtcaaagtgttttttgtccGTCCTCGTCACGTCTGCAAGTCAAAAAGCGCAAATACAGTCGTGGGTTTGGCAGAAATGCCAGTGTCGAGTGTTAAAATCCGCTCACGGTGAGGAACTAGAGAACAGCGGTCTGCTCCGGAGGCCTTAGAAAACATCCGATCCGCACTCGCAACTACACTGCGCGTCACTCAAAGGACTGTGAGAgagtgctgtgtttttgtgtttgtagaaaAAACACTGTTCACCACTGCTGGAGTTCATGGTTCTGAAGTGCCGGCCAttctgtttgtggttgtttataccccccccccagctccaacaacaacaacaggagtGAGGCACTGAAtgaactacaacaacacaccagTGAGCATCAGCCCATCCAGACGTTTTTCTCATCCTGGCTTGGGATTTCAACCATGCTGACCCCAAGACTGTGATTATACCAGCATATAAACTTTCCAACACGGGGAAACAACACTCTGGACAAtcattgtgtttacatgcagcgcttaatcgagctatgctcaaaattcaactttctgactacagaccttgtcccagtttacatgcagcggagaaaatcgaataactgttctcctcctccacaataggtggcgatacgtatcttttcagcgggataatacgcGTTAATATGGCCTGATTTCCGGTCgtcctattacgtgatataataaacaagagttgctCATGCAGCACaccggcatttaaacaacaaccagacggataatagtacattttttaatctcgtacgtaatgttcgcgctacttctggtgcaggtaagatccgcgctatccctcagacggctccgcttctcttcttcttcttctacgatcgtctttcttggacgtgtttgttccggggtcacacaccagcgcagcggtggtggagcatgcgcacacgcattatctgatgaaaactctgattccaaTCGTATTATCTGGgagtctcaatcggataatgagaactctgattttaatcggagtaacgtgtttacatgcacttaagttctcctgttatagaccgattaaggcaataaatCGGCTTTTTTACGTGCATTAAAACGCACTGAGTGTTTTTACCTCTCACAGAGGAGCCTACAAGGCCCCTCCCCTACATCGGTGCCTCGGACCAGCTCATGTTATGCTCACGCCAACATACAGACCACTGGTTAAAGTCACCCAACCAGTTAGGAAGCAGGTACGAGTGTGGTCCTCAGAGGCACTTCAAGACTGTTTCGCCTCCGCAGACTGGGACATGTTTAAACAAGCTGCCACCGACAACTCCACCACTGACCTCCAGGAGAACACAGACAGTAACAGCCTTCATCAGCAAGCGCATGGACGATGTCACCACCACTAAGTCCATCAATGTCCAGGCAAATCAGAAGCCGTGGAGGACAGAGGCCGTCTACAGGCTACTGACTTGACTTTACTAGACTAGTGAACTTTCAACGTGATGAACGTGGCTACTTGACTAGTAGTTTTTTGGCTTGTAGTTGTTCTCatactttttattctttgtgttgtATGGACCGAGGGCTGGAATATGTTGTGTGGTGCAATTCAGATGTGACCACAAGGACGCTGCAGGAATGTGTGTTGCATTGTAGATGCTTCTGTGAGCattgtcagaattgacaataaaattGACTCGACttgtttgaatttaatttaaacagacTTAGTGTTCAGGGACGGTTCTAGTGTCAGAGCTGTAGACGCACTGAACATGTGGGTAAACGTCAGAGGTGGATCATACTACTGTTGTTCTTGATTCAGCTTTGTGACAGAGGAAGGTTTTacaccatcctcatcctcaggtTGACATGAGCTGATCAAACTGTAAgttttttctggtttgtttcccCAGAAAAACATCCCATCATCGACCAGACTCAGCTGATTGAAGTACCAGAAGGATGTAATTTGACTCTACAGTGTAAAACTGATCCAGAGATCAACCTAACAAACTTCACCTTGGACTGGAGGAGAATGGACATCCCACATGTCTCAGACCTCTTTGTCTACTCCCGTCGACGTGGGACAGATCATCCTGTGGGACAGATGCAGCGAtacaagaacagagcagagctgattaAAGAGGACCTGACCAGAGGACGGATGACTCTACTGATCCCCACAGTCCAGCAGTCTGACTCAGGACACTTCAGATGCTTCATCCCAAAGCTGAgcgtcagctttgttttcaacattAACGGTAAGTTTACTAAACTCAcaacgttgtgttgttggtgccacacaccacaggaccccctcagaagacccatgtccttctctgatgagacaccacAAGGGAcaactacacagtattagaaaggtggtcataatgatgtggttGATGTGTGTAGGTGgataaaatatttgtattaaaatatttatattttatctgtgacagtgacaaagagACAGGATGTCGCCATGACGACGCCTCCAGGATACAGAGTCATGAACCCCACTGTGTCTggtaggtctttatttatttcactatagtttggaataaagttattaatctaaactatgttgtgttgttaaattaaatcccatttgagtttattcctctaaattcaagagtttaatttctttcaggtcCTGTAGAGAAGAGAAACCACTGGATCATTCttggtgtctgtatttgtttcctccttgttcttgGTTTCATCGTTGGAGTCCTGGTGACGAACAGAGGGATTAGTGAGTtacagacttttacattttaactggacattgtgatgaacatgtactttattttatatctaatagtcagacttgactgtgtttagcagctaaagctacttgaggctttacatttgaagttcaggggccacattcagaacaagttgatctcaaggggctcagatcaataagagaaaaataacaccaacaaccacagacTCTTCCTACAATAAAAGGTAGATGAACAGAGAACTGGAGagaatcagttcattcatcTGGAAACTGGTCTCCATCTTCTTACAGGGATTTGCAAGAAGAGCAGATGAAGAAATGgaaaggagaagatgaaggagacaaAGACGAGGACGTCACCACACACTCAAAGAAATAACTGACCCCAAAACCTTGACTTTAagtattttaattacattaagTTGGGGGTCTGCAACCCGCGGCTCTTTAGCGCCACCCTAGTGGCTCCCTGaagctttttcaaaaatgtttgaaaattgaaaaagatGGGGgagagaaatatattttttgttttcatatggTTTCTgtaggaaaacaaacatgacacaaacattATTAACGTTTTTCAATACTGTAAAAATGtgtagaataaatattaaatttcaacatttctgtcAACGAAGATTTACGTCATAGCCTGCGACACACGTTTCTATCAGTAAGGCGGGATGCCAGGCAGGTGGCTGTTGTAAATAAACCGGCGGCTGTGTGATGGGCCATGGATCCCAAagggacaaagagaaaaataactgaGGAGAACAGAGGATTCAACGTTTCTTGGACCGAATCATTTGCATTCATTGCTAATGCTGAAGGATTGCCTGAATGTTTGTTCTGTAGCGAGAAGTtgtcaaataacaaaaagagcaatgtggaaagacattttcagggaAGGCATGCTACATTTGCAGCCAAGTACCCAGTTGGGAGTGAGAGAAAAAGTGCGATTGCATTACTTCTGGAGAAATTAGAGGAGCGCAAAAATAAGATTTAAGAAGTGGATTGCATCTCCAAACTCTACTACTGCTGCAAGTTTTGTTGCAACCCGGGAGATAATAAAACGTGGCAAACCGTTCACAGATGGTGACTACATCTTCTTTAttgcatttctttaatttcatcaAAGCAATGAAACATAATTCATTAATATTGTAATGAAGTTAAACTTGAGGCGGCATCGCACAACAGAGTAGTGACATGGTGCGTCATTCTCTACACGATGCActgcaggaaaaataaacatttaatcatgAAGGCTCATTATGTATTTGTAGTTAACTTAGTCATTTCGATAGTAGGCTAATATAGCTACTATAGATACATACAGCATGTGTTGCCTTCAATATAAGGCTTCTataaggcttttatttttttgcggctccagacatatttgttttttgtttttttggtccaaTATGGCTCTTTCAACATTTTGGGTGGCCGACCCCTGCATTATGTTTttccatgttattttattaggCAAGTTCAATGTGATGGTCCTattaaaaacaatgtgtttctACCATGCTCAGTGGGAATgagttaaataaagttaatgcaAACGTATACATAAACTTTGTGTTTATTCAGTGAAAGGTAAGGTGAACTTTCACATAAACCTTATGTGTTTACCTTTCATGTGCATTTCAAATATGTTATCCTATCACCTGTTAAAATCACAAAGCTACAAACAGTATATCTCTGTAACTTTTACATGTGTCTGCACCACATGGATGCCGCTGTACACCTCTGGTGCTGGTACTTGAACATTGTTTACAGACGCATCACAGCCATCACAGGCCTATTCAGACACTGGGTGTATCAGCACAGATTTAACTGATCTTTATAATTCGGCACTTTATAACTGTTAGGAACATTAATTATCCTTGACGTTCAACATGAACAAGTATTTAACAATCTCTGCCCACATCAATATTGTGAATCTGATGAAATCGTTTGGATTACCGTTGAAAATGTGCAAAAGCATCTTCACATGCGTTATACACATACAAGAATTGTTTTGATCACATGTAATAACCTGTGAAGACTTAAAATATAGTCATTACAGAGAAATTACCATTTGGCCAACAGCACATTATGAACAATCcaaaaattcaaacaaagtcAAGATAGCAGTAGAAGATCACAATAGCAATGTCCAACAAGCTTGTGATCTCACTGAAGCATCTCAATTTTAAGTGCTTTACAGAACTTTCTATTctttaacacattttacaaactttttaaacattttaaacatgtattttttaaagaactttctattcatgtgttttcaaaaaaactttgtattgttttacacatatttaaacatttcaaacatgtgttttaaaataactttctatgcttttaaagtatttttacgtccttttaaaacattttaaacatgtaagCTCGGTTAGTCACGTCCCGACTAATGGAAACAGCGACACCCGGCCTCGTCTCGGACACGAGGACACCCACAGTATCAATAACTCAGTGTGCGTGGCAGTAGCCCAACCATTAGCTTCATTCTGCTTAACCGGAGTGGAAGCAGTGCTGCTAGCTAGCTCATGCTAAAAGCCATATCCAGGCGTGTGCTATCCAACTTCACCAgactttcaaaaatataaagatCAAAGCATTCACATAATCTTTGAGAAACTCGATAAATAACTGAATTTATCGATCTAATTCTAAAATATCGTATCAGTACCATTAACTCAATATATTTCAAGCCATTAAACTTACCGTATTAGACACAGTCACACCTGTCTGTCGGTTGGGTTCAGTGCGTGGCCGCATGTCAGTGCCCAGCGTGTGAGGGCAGAGTGGGCGACCCCGTAGATTTCTGCAGTTACCATGGTGACAACGTACTGGGACACGCCCACTGTCATCTTATGTGATCCAGTCAGATAAAGTTTATTCGACTTTTTTTACATTACGTTTGTAGAGAgcatatttaaataatgtttacttatttttattaaataaacctTCTGTTTTATACACTTCAGTTAGAGTTTActtaaaatatttcttcatgtttattaGGGCCaataatcattattttgagtGTACGGGAAAAGACACCTGGAGGAACACCTGCGAAGAATCAGGGAATGCGTGTGGTATTGGAGGGCTGCAACATCACATGTGACAACTTCTTTACATCCTACCGTCTTGGAGATGAACTTCAGGAGAGAAAGCTGATTTTGGTCATTTCTATCGAGTTCACAACACACCTGCATCCTCTGTTACTGCcggggctgtttttttttacacattttacgTGTGCTATTccattgtgtgagtgtgtcctGGATCCTGGCgaaaaaaaaggccattcaCAGACTCCGAAACAGTGAAAGAATGAcgagaaaattaaaacaagtgTGACATCTGCAATCATATGTGTCAATCACATCAAATATACGCAGGATTGAAATTCTTGCTACAGATGTGTTTGAAACACTGCTGGAAGAACTAAAGAAAGCTGATGTCATGTCTCTGCCAGGACTCAAGTCTGATGTGGTGCGCCATTGCCGCTCGTGTCACGTATGTCAGGTAACTGGCAAGCCTAACCAAATGGTTCCTCCTGCGCCACTCTGTCCCATACCCGTGATGGGTGAACCGTTCGAAAAAGTCATTGTTGACTGTGTGGGCCCGTTACCAAAGACCAAATCTGGCAACCAATTTCTTGTAACTATTATGTGTGTTTCCACTCGGTTCCCAGAGGCTGTTCCGTTACAGAAGATCACAGCTCCAGTCACGGCACTTATGAAATTCTTTACAATGTTTGGCCTTCCTTAGGTGGTTCAGACTGATCAAGGTACCAATTTTACTTCCCAAGTGTTTTCCCAGGTACTGAAAACCTTGGGCATTAAGCATGTGACTTCAGGCCCTTATCATCCTGAAAGCCCGGGGGCTCTCAAAAAGTTCCATCAGACCTTGAAGTCCATGCTCAGGAAACAGTTTCGAGTCTGGAAAGGACTGGGATGATGCTGTgccatttgtgttgtttgctgCTCATGAAGCTGAACAGGAGTCACTCGGATTTAGTCCTGCTGAACTGGTGTTTGGACATGAGGTTCGTGGCCCCTTAAAGTTTCTCAAAGACCAGCTTCTATGGCCAGAAGGGAGGAAAGTCCATAGCATCCCTGAGTATGTGTTGAAACTCAGAGCTCATCTGCAGCGTGCCTGTGATTTGGCCAAAGCCTCTCTATCCTCTTCTCAGGTCAAAATGAAGAAGTACTATGACCAGAAAGCTATTGCCCGCTCGTTTCAACCTGGTGACAAAGTTTTGATTCTTTCTCCTATCTCTGGTTCTGCTTTGTCTGCAAAATTTTCAGGTCCCTATGTTGTGGAGAAGAAAGTAAGTGACACTAACTTTGTCATTCAAACTCCTGACCGCAGGCGCAGAAACAGATTGTGTCATGTGAACATGATGAAGCCTTAGAGGATGGGCTGGTTATGTGTAGTGCCTCACCACAGGGGGTAAGACTGAAAAATTCTGAGCTACTTTCTGATTTGTCTGGATTTTTGTCTCGCCTTCCTGATGATCATCGTGGTGATGTTGAGAATTTAATATCTGGCTTCCCATGCTTGTTTGATGACATCCCCTCTCAAACTATTGTTATTATACATGACATCGTCTTAACTAACCCAAAACCCATCAATCAACATGCCTATCGGGTTAATCCTGCGAAGAGGGAATGCATGAGGAAGGAAGCAGACTACCTTGTGGAACATGGATTCGCTGTGCCCAGCTCCAGTCCATGGAGATCACCATGTGTCCTGGATGAGAAGTCTGACAGCAGTCAAAGGTTCAGAGTATGTCAGCAAACTTGACATGCTTAAAGGTTACTGGCAGGTTCCATTAACACCACGTGCCTCTGAAATCTCCGCTTTTGTCAACCCAGATCATGCAAAGATCACAGCAATTGCTGCATTTCTTGTGCCAACCACCAGACGGGAGTTGCGACGGTTTCTGGGTATGGCTGGATACTACCGCAGGTTCTGTAAAAACCTTTCTACTGTGGCAGCCCCATTGACCACTCTAACCAGTCCATCAAAGCCATTTGCTTGGTCTAGTGAGTGCCAACAGTCTTTCGAGGATCTAAAGTGCCTCCTCAGTTGTAACCCTGTCTTGTCTGCTCCAAACGTTTTCTTGCCCTTTAAGCTGGAAGTTGATGCAAGGAGGATCTTCAGTGAtcagtggttgtgtgtgttaattACTGTTAGCACTTTTGATGACACTGATATATAGctatataaaacaaaatcttaTGGCTAGGGTACTATAATAGGTCTGTGCagtaatagcttttttttttttgttgtttttatatgcaCTTTGAGATGGGCCTGGGTCAGACATGACcatattgtttttgtcttttggtttgttttgttattttcaaacatctcttgtttttgcactttttgattaacattaaaacattaaaagggAACAATTAATACAAATCTTTTTTTGCCCTATTACATTcatttgtgttggtttaaaaTTCACCATTAACTGCTGCTTATGAGCCACTGAAAAAGTTCGGCCCAGCTGAACtttgaggttttaaaatgtgGCCCAACTGaattttttaattgaatagcCCTGctttaaggttttaaatgtcaaaaatcaaaatattgttttttcttttttcttaaatctcAACGGATCTCAAACTTCAGttctttgttcatgttttcttttagttgtaCAACATTCATCAAATGCACTAATCATTTAAGTGCTCAAATATCTAGCTGTTTCTGTGAACAGTATCTCACAGTAAATtctacagtgttaaatatgcAGTGTCAAAGTACACCGACTCTTTCAGAGTTATTACAACAACAGCTGGAGTAAGATGCCGGCCAGTGTTGGTGAAAATATACGTCGTTAAAATACGCGGTGTCAAACGTACTCTGGAAAGCTCcgcccacctcctcctcgtctaACGGACATTTCAGGCCGCCATTTTCTTCGTCCCGAAGGACTGCGGTAAGTGTCTCCTTATTGACTATTAAACGCATTATTTGTCCTTTCAACAGAAGCAGCGTTTTAGAATGACTTTATATCATTGTTAACTGTGAATTTCATCTCGTTTTATGTCTTCAAATGGCGAATTTCAGAAGGCTATGTGTAGTGACTGAGTGAACGTCAAGTCCATGTGCGAGCAGCATTACggcagctaacgttagctaattaACATTAACTAGCACAACACTCAAACTATCAAAAGTTATGTTAACTTTGGATTTTACAGTGTGGATGTGTGATTGTGTAGTTCTTTGTGACGTTCAAATATTATAGTGGAATAGCGAGGATTGCTTGTGTAGGGAATTGGATTTTAGTCATTTTCTTTCGTTTATGTGCTTCTAGatctgcttctctgtgtgtaAATATGCTACGTAGTTAATTCGTTTctcttttgtatgtttttactACCGGCAGTTTGCGCggggagttttattttgaaaatcgaCCGGCTGCTCTCTGCCTTTTCTGTGTCTGGCTTCCGCCCGCTTGAGCTGGTCTGTGTTGAAGC
The nucleotide sequence above comes from Mugil cephalus isolate CIBA_MC_2020 chromosome 2, CIBA_Mcephalus_1.1, whole genome shotgun sequence. Encoded proteins:
- the LOC125003726 gene encoding fibrous sheath CABYR-binding protein-like isoform X1, with product MASEHTNSACNRIRQQNTPPAKHSACNRLRQQQTPPATDSASNRIRLQKTPPATESACKRLRQQQNPPATESACNRIRQQNTPPATESASKTLRQQNTPPATESASNRLRLQKTPPATESACKRLRQQQNPPAKDSASNRIRLQKTPPATDSTTVITTFTSFYDGETAALISLAVEWSYHDFFSFYFVICYKIKLF
- the LOC125003726 gene encoding uncharacterized protein LOC125003726 isoform X2, with the translated sequence MDIPHVSDLFVYSRRRGTDHPVGQMQRYKNRAELIKEDLTRGRMTLLIPTVQQSDSGHFRCFIPKLSVSFVFNINVTKRQDVAMTTPPGYRVMNPTVSGPVEKRNHWIILGVCICFLLVLGFIVGVLVTNRGIRICKKSR